In Aureibaculum algae, the following are encoded in one genomic region:
- the atpA gene encoding F0F1 ATP synthase subunit alpha, with translation MATINPAEVSAILKQQLAGFDGNASLDEVGTVLQIGDGIARVYGLANVQYGELVEFENGLEGMVLNLEEDNVGVVLLGDSTDIREGATVKRTERISSLRVGEGIVGRVVNTLGEPIDGKGPITGETYEMPLERKAPGVIFREPVTEPMQSGIKAIDAMIPVGRGQRELIIGDRQTGKSTVALDTILNQKEFFDAGEPVYCIYVAIGQKGSNVAAIANMLEERGALAYTTIVAANASDPAPMQVYAPMAGAAIGEFFRDTGRPALIVFDDLSKQAVAYREISLLLRRPPGREAYPGDVFYLHSRLLERAAKVINDDTIAQQMNDIPDSIKHLVKGGGSLTALPIIETQAGDVSAYIPTNVISITDGQIFLESDLFNSGVRPAINVGISVSRVGGNAQIKSMKKVAGTLKLDQAQYRELEAFAKFGSDLDAATMNVIEKGKRNVEILKQAQNDPFTVEDQVAIIYAGSKNLLRNVPVEKVKEFEKDFLYFLNTKHRDTLDTLKSGKLTEDAISVIENAAKEISEKYI, from the coding sequence ATGGCAACAATAAATCCAGCTGAAGTATCAGCAATTTTAAAACAACAATTAGCAGGTTTTGATGGTAACGCTTCTTTAGATGAAGTAGGTACTGTTTTACAGATAGGTGATGGTATTGCTCGTGTTTACGGTCTAGCCAATGTACAATACGGTGAACTAGTAGAATTCGAAAACGGATTGGAAGGTATGGTACTTAACCTTGAAGAAGATAATGTTGGTGTTGTATTATTAGGTGATTCAACTGATATTAGAGAAGGAGCTACAGTAAAACGTACAGAAAGAATTTCTTCGTTAAGAGTTGGTGAAGGTATCGTAGGTAGAGTTGTGAACACTTTGGGAGAACCAATTGATGGTAAAGGACCTATTACAGGTGAGACTTACGAAATGCCATTAGAGCGTAAAGCTCCTGGTGTAATTTTCCGTGAGCCTGTTACTGAGCCTATGCAATCTGGTATTAAAGCTATTGATGCTATGATTCCTGTTGGTAGAGGTCAACGTGAACTTATTATTGGTGACCGTCAAACAGGTAAATCAACTGTTGCTTTAGATACTATCTTAAATCAAAAAGAATTTTTTGATGCTGGTGAGCCCGTATATTGTATTTATGTCGCTATAGGTCAAAAAGGATCTAACGTAGCGGCTATTGCAAATATGTTAGAAGAACGTGGTGCATTAGCGTATACAACTATTGTTGCCGCAAATGCTTCTGACCCTGCTCCTATGCAAGTATATGCTCCAATGGCAGGTGCTGCAATTGGTGAATTTTTTAGAGATACTGGTCGTCCTGCATTAATTGTTTTTGATGATTTATCTAAACAAGCCGTAGCGTATCGTGAGATTTCTTTATTATTAAGAAGACCACCGGGACGTGAAGCTTATCCTGGTGATGTATTTTATTTACACTCAAGATTATTAGAACGTGCTGCAAAAGTGATCAATGATGATACTATTGCTCAGCAAATGAATGACATTCCTGATTCTATAAAACATTTAGTAAAAGGTGGTGGTTCTTTAACTGCATTACCTATTATTGAAACTCAAGCAGGTGATGTTTCTGCTTATATACCAACAAACGTAATTTCTATTACGGATGGACAAATTTTCTTAGAATCTGATTTATTTAATTCAGGTGTTAGACCAGCAATTAACGTAGGTATTTCTGTATCTCGTGTTGGTGGTAATGCTCAGATTAAATCAATGAAAAAAGTTGCAGGTACTTTAAAACTAGATCAAGCACAATATCGTGAATTAGAAGCTTTTGCAAAATTTGGTTCTGATTTAGATGCTGCAACAATGAATGTAATTGAAAAAGGTAAACGTAATGTTGAGATTTTAAAACAAGCTCAAAACGATCCTTTTACTGTTGAAGATCAAGTTGCAATTATCTATGCTGGTTCTAAAAATTTATTAAGAAATGTACCTGTTGAAAAAGTAAAAGAATTTGAAAAAGATTTTCTTTACTTTTTAAACACTAAACATAGAGATACTTTAGATACTTTAAAATCAGGTAAATTAACTGAAGATGCAATTTCAGTTATTGAGAATGCTGCTAAAGAAATATCAGAAAAATACATTTAA
- a CDS encoding 2-hydroxyacid dehydrogenase, with product MTQKVLFLDSNHPLLKKGLENLGYICDEDFTSSKERIENKIKEYQGLVIRSRFTIDKTFIDSTKNLKFIARVGAGLENIDVDYATSKNIQLIAAPEGNRNAVGEHALGMLLSLFNKLNKADKEVRLGKWLREDNRGLELDGKTVGIIGYGNMGKAFAKKLQGFDVEILCYDIKPNVGDDNCKQVTLSEFQAKTDVVSLHTPQTPLTLNMVNIDFINAFQKPIWFINTARGKSAVTKDLVDALKSGKILGAGLDVLEYEKSSFENLFTNKNMPEAFQYLIKAENVILSPHVAGWTIESNEKLAQTIVDKVEANFS from the coding sequence ATGACACAAAAAGTATTATTTCTTGATAGCAACCATCCGCTACTAAAAAAAGGTTTAGAAAATTTAGGCTATATCTGTGACGAAGATTTTACTTCCTCAAAAGAACGTATTGAAAACAAAATAAAAGAGTACCAAGGTTTGGTTATCAGAAGCCGTTTTACAATCGATAAGACATTTATTGACAGCACTAAAAATTTAAAGTTTATAGCAAGAGTTGGTGCGGGATTAGAAAATATTGATGTTGATTATGCTACATCAAAAAACATTCAACTGATAGCAGCACCCGAAGGAAATAGAAATGCTGTTGGCGAACATGCCTTAGGTATGTTACTGTCTTTATTTAACAAACTCAATAAAGCTGACAAGGAAGTTAGACTAGGAAAATGGCTTCGTGAAGATAATCGTGGTTTAGAACTAGATGGTAAAACAGTCGGTATTATCGGTTATGGAAACATGGGCAAAGCTTTTGCCAAAAAACTACAAGGATTTGATGTAGAAATCCTTTGCTATGATATTAAACCTAATGTTGGTGATGACAACTGTAAACAAGTTACCTTATCTGAATTTCAAGCGAAAACGGACGTTGTTAGTTTACACACACCACAAACGCCCTTAACCCTTAATATGGTTAATATTGATTTTATTAATGCCTTTCAAAAACCGATTTGGTTTATAAATACAGCGAGAGGGAAAAGTGCGGTGACGAAAGATTTGGTAGATGCCCTAAAATCTGGTAAAATTTTAGGTGCGGGATTAGATGTTTTAGAATATGAAAAATCATCTTTTGAGAATTTATTTACCAATAAAAACATGCCCGAAGCTTTTCAATATTTGATAAAAGCAGAAAATGTAATTTTATCTCCCCATGTTGCTGGCTGGACAATTGAAAGTAATGAAAAATTAGCCCAAACTATAGTTGATAAGGTTGAAGCAAATTTTTCATAA
- a CDS encoding F0F1 ATP synthase subunit B, with protein sequence MDLVTPGLGLVVWTGITFIILLIILRKFAWKPILGAVGEREDSIKNALLEADKARQEMENLKSDNEKILKEARAERDAMLKEAREMKNNVISEAKDEAKAQANKIIEQAKTSIQNEKLAAITDLKNQVADLSIGIAEKVLKEQLSNKDKQEKLVESMLNDVKLN encoded by the coding sequence ATGGATTTAGTAACTCCTGGATTAGGACTTGTTGTTTGGACTGGTATAACCTTTATTATTTTATTGATTATTCTTAGAAAATTTGCTTGGAAACCTATTTTAGGTGCAGTAGGCGAAAGAGAAGACTCTATAAAAAATGCTTTGTTGGAAGCAGATAAAGCTCGTCAAGAAATGGAAAATTTAAAATCTGATAATGAAAAGATTTTAAAAGAAGCCCGTGCAGAAAGAGATGCTATGCTTAAAGAAGCTAGAGAGATGAAAAATAATGTAATCTCTGAAGCTAAAGATGAAGCAAAAGCACAAGCGAATAAAATTATAGAACAGGCTAAAACTAGTATCCAAAACGAAAAATTAGCAGCTATTACTGACTTAAAAAATCAAGTAGCAGATCTTTCAATAGGCATTGCAGAAAAAGTCTTAAAAGAACAACTTTCAAATAAAGACAAACAAGAAAAGTTAGTTGAAAGTATGTTAAACGATGTAAAATTGAACTAG
- the atpE gene encoding ATP synthase F0 subunit C → MDVGSIAAIGAGLAAIGAGIGIGKIGGQAMEAMARQPEMHGKIQSSALILAAFVEAVALFAVVVSFLK, encoded by the coding sequence ATGGACGTAGGATCTATTGCAGCTATTGGAGCTGGTTTAGCAGCTATTGGAGCTGGTATCGGTATTGGTAAAATTGGAGGACAAGCTATGGAAGCTATGGCACGTCAACCTGAAATGCATGGAAAGATTCAATCATCTGCTTTAATTTTAGCTGCCTTCGTTGAGGCGGTTGCATTGTTTGCAGTGGTAGTATCATTTCTTAAGTAA
- the porW gene encoding type IX secretion system periplasmic lipoprotein PorW/SprE, with the protein MIKKFPLWLFISAFLLILISCSTKKNNLVSRNMHALSTKYNVLYNGQVAYDQAKLQLDDKYADNFWELLPIEPLKIEEDDKAILINPSSPPKDNNGDTESTATGFERAEEKAVKAIQKHGMDIKGKERNRQIDDAYLLLGKSRYYSQRFVPALEAFNFVLENYTENDLKDQTRVWQAKTLVRLQNEELAIETLQYLLKNLNLPLELVEDGHTTMAMAYQALDSTDLVIKHLDSAVLFSVDPKQKSRNLFILGQVYRNEQKIDSSNLYFEKLMNFNKAPLRYQVHAQIDRAKNYTKEDSTALFLARFKKLIKNRDNRPFLDELYYHKGLIESQNDSIKIGLEDFEKSLRAVNGIEYQKELTYEAIGNIYFDKAKFELAGAYYDSIIGITKNKNEKRIRRLVRKRESLEEVITYEALANTNDSILKIAALPKAAQEAFYQGYIDSIKKVDELAKIKLENALESTTGFGNLSDDSSKSSSKGGKFYFYNNNVAGFGKQEFKRSWGNRALEDNWRISAKKAISDNTKKTDLLVVEDNFDTSKKYELDYYISRIPTKKSDLDSITYLRNDAYYNLGIIYKEQFKEYPLAAERLEKLLTFNPVEKLILPINYHLYKIYANFDETKSNKYKNVVVSNYPESRYAKIILNPEKILAYDDANSPEAIYNDIYCNYDFQHYVEAYQKTEKAIERFKDEPIIPKLELLKAHILMKTIGAEAFKEALSFVALSYPNTEEGKRAVEILENFDSDSANSGQ; encoded by the coding sequence TTGATTAAAAAGTTTCCCCTCTGGCTTTTCATTAGTGCATTTTTACTTATTCTTATTAGTTGCTCAACTAAAAAGAATAATCTGGTAAGTAGAAACATGCATGCACTATCTACCAAGTATAATGTGCTATACAATGGGCAAGTTGCTTATGACCAAGCCAAATTACAATTAGACGATAAATATGCTGACAACTTTTGGGAGTTACTTCCAATTGAGCCGCTAAAAATTGAAGAGGATGATAAGGCCATTTTAATTAATCCTTCATCACCACCTAAAGACAACAATGGCGATACAGAAAGTACAGCAACTGGTTTTGAACGTGCAGAAGAAAAAGCTGTAAAAGCCATTCAGAAACATGGAATGGACATTAAAGGCAAGGAAAGGAATAGACAAATTGACGATGCTTATTTATTGTTAGGTAAGTCTAGATACTACTCACAACGATTTGTACCAGCCCTAGAAGCTTTTAATTTTGTACTAGAAAACTATACTGAAAACGACCTAAAAGATCAAACTCGAGTTTGGCAAGCGAAAACATTAGTGCGTTTGCAAAATGAAGAATTAGCAATTGAAACCCTACAATACTTATTAAAAAACTTAAACTTACCGTTAGAACTTGTTGAAGATGGCCATACCACAATGGCAATGGCGTATCAAGCTTTAGACAGTACTGATTTAGTAATAAAACATTTAGATAGTGCTGTATTATTTTCTGTAGATCCTAAGCAAAAATCCCGAAACCTATTCATTCTGGGGCAAGTTTACAGAAACGAGCAAAAAATTGATTCTTCAAATCTCTATTTTGAGAAATTGATGAATTTCAATAAAGCTCCGCTACGCTATCAGGTACATGCACAGATTGATAGAGCAAAAAACTATACAAAAGAAGACAGTACGGCTTTGTTTTTAGCACGATTTAAAAAACTAATTAAAAATAGAGATAATAGACCTTTTCTAGATGAATTGTATTATCACAAGGGACTCATAGAATCTCAAAACGATAGCATAAAAATAGGTTTAGAAGATTTTGAAAAATCATTAAGAGCAGTAAACGGAATAGAATACCAAAAGGAATTGACCTATGAAGCCATTGGTAATATTTATTTTGATAAAGCAAAATTTGAATTGGCTGGTGCCTATTATGATAGTATTATAGGTATCACTAAAAACAAAAACGAAAAACGTATTAGACGTTTGGTTAGAAAACGTGAAAGTCTAGAAGAAGTAATTACCTATGAAGCTTTGGCAAATACAAATGATAGTATTTTAAAAATAGCTGCACTACCTAAAGCAGCACAAGAAGCTTTTTATCAAGGCTATATAGACAGTATTAAAAAAGTTGATGAATTGGCTAAAATAAAACTAGAAAATGCTTTAGAGAGTACCACTGGTTTTGGAAATTTATCTGACGACTCTTCGAAAAGCAGTTCTAAGGGTGGTAAATTTTACTTTTACAATAACAATGTTGCAGGTTTTGGAAAACAAGAATTTAAACGGTCTTGGGGTAATAGAGCTTTAGAAGACAACTGGCGAATATCTGCGAAAAAAGCTATTAGTGATAATACTAAAAAAACGGATTTGTTAGTTGTTGAAGATAATTTTGACACCTCTAAAAAGTATGAATTAGATTATTACATCAGCAGAATTCCTACTAAAAAAAGTGACCTAGATAGTATCACCTATTTACGAAATGATGCTTATTATAATTTAGGAATCATTTACAAGGAACAATTTAAAGAATACCCTCTGGCTGCAGAACGATTAGAAAAACTATTGACCTTTAACCCTGTTGAAAAATTAATTCTTCCTATAAATTATCATTTATATAAAATTTATGCTAATTTTGATGAAACGAAAAGCAATAAATACAAAAACGTTGTCGTTTCTAATTATCCGGAGTCTAGATATGCAAAAATCATTCTAAATCCCGAAAAAATATTAGCTTATGATGATGCTAATTCACCAGAAGCAATATATAACGACATCTATTGTAATTATGATTTTCAGCATTATGTTGAAGCTTATCAAAAAACGGAAAAAGCAATTGAACGTTTCAAGGATGAACCAATAATTCCGAAGCTAGAGTTGTTAAAAGCTCATATATTAATGAAAACAATAGGAGCTGAAGCTTTTAAAGAAGCATTAAGTTTTGTTGCTTTAAGTTATCCGAATACTGAAGAAGGTAAACGTGCTGTTGAAATTTTAGAGAATTTTGATAGTGATTCGGCAAATTCAGGTCAGTAA
- a CDS encoding sulfite exporter TauE/SafE family protein, producing MSYLEIINAYQLSTQQWIFILLAVFLLGLSKSGIKGIGILNVVILAFVFGEKASTGVLLPMLIFADIFAVIYYNRHANWTYIKKLLPWMVVGVLVGVWVGNDISELLFKRLMAIIIIASVLILFYNEKRKSSTIPTHIAFSSSAGFLAGFTTMIGNLAGPISNIYFLAIKLPKNEFIGTAAWLFFIINVFKLPFHFFVWKTVTKESLVLNSLLIPAVVLGFFIGVMIVKKISNLNYRKFILIVTTIGALVMLFK from the coding sequence ATGTCGTACCTCGAAATTATTAATGCATATCAACTGTCCACCCAACAATGGATCTTTATACTATTAGCCGTATTTTTATTGGGTTTATCTAAATCTGGCATTAAAGGTATTGGCATTCTTAATGTGGTAATTCTAGCATTTGTATTTGGCGAAAAAGCCTCTACTGGTGTATTGTTACCTATGCTCATATTTGCTGATATATTCGCTGTAATATATTATAATAGACATGCCAATTGGACATATATAAAAAAATTATTACCATGGATGGTCGTTGGTGTTCTAGTGGGTGTATGGGTTGGAAATGATATTTCTGAATTGCTTTTTAAAAGGCTGATGGCTATAATTATTATAGCTTCTGTGCTTATTTTATTTTATAATGAAAAAAGAAAATCTTCAACAATCCCCACACATATTGCATTTTCCAGTTCTGCAGGGTTTTTAGCGGGATTTACAACCATGATAGGTAATTTAGCTGGACCAATATCAAATATTTATTTTCTAGCTATTAAACTGCCTAAAAATGAATTTATCGGTACAGCAGCTTGGCTGTTTTTTATAATAAATGTTTTTAAATTACCGTTTCACTTTTTTGTATGGAAAACGGTTACGAAAGAATCACTGGTTTTAAACTCCCTTCTTATACCTGCCGTAGTTTTAGGATTTTTTATAGGTGTGATGATCGTTAAAAAAATATCTAACCTAAATTATAGAA
- a CDS encoding VOC family protein encodes MKNRVTGIGGIFFKTDDPNATKDWYNKHLGFNTDDWGCTFWWKDKDGNKCSTQWSPFKQDSNYFEPSKKDFMFNYRVENLVELLDELKKEGVTVIDKIEEFEYGKFGWILDLDGNKIELWEPKDAAFL; translated from the coding sequence ATGAAAAATAGAGTAACAGGTATTGGCGGTATATTCTTTAAAACTGATGACCCAAATGCAACAAAAGACTGGTATAATAAACATTTAGGGTTTAATACAGATGATTGGGGTTGTACATTTTGGTGGAAAGATAAAGATGGGAATAAATGTTCTACACAATGGAGTCCTTTTAAGCAAGACTCTAATTATTTTGAGCCTTCTAAAAAAGACTTTATGTTTAATTATAGGGTAGAAAACTTAGTTGAATTACTGGATGAACTTAAAAAAGAAGGCGTTACAGTCATTGACAAAATAGAGGAATTTGAATATGGAAAATTTGGTTGGATTCTCGATTTAGATGGTAATAAAATTGAACTTTGGGAACCGAAAGATGCTGCATTTTTATAA
- a CDS encoding AtpZ/AtpI family protein, translating into MSSNKANNKEKPKKQLNTYAKFSGVAIQMFAIIGIGSYAGVKLDEHFPNTHNIYTIVLSLASVLISIYIVIRQITHSSKDK; encoded by the coding sequence ATGAGCAGCAACAAAGCCAACAACAAAGAAAAGCCGAAAAAACAGCTTAATACTTACGCTAAATTTTCTGGTGTTGCCATTCAAATGTTTGCGATCATAGGCATTGGTTCATATGCTGGGGTAAAGTTGGATGAACATTTTCCAAACACACACAATATCTATACAATTGTATTATCTTTGGCGTCTGTTTTAATTTCGATATATATCGTTATTAGACAGATAACCCACTCATCTAAAGATAAATGA
- a CDS encoding bactofilin family protein, which translates to MFSEKKTNPGQVLERNIIGKNSSFVGDIKSDGDFRIDGNVKGTIKTSGRVVIGKEGSVDGTIDCSNADIEGKFSGNLNVDELLSLKSTATINGEVVLGKLSVEPGANFNASCNMKGNIKALRNEQQQSQQQRKAEKTA; encoded by the coding sequence ATGTTTTCTGAAAAAAAGACAAATCCAGGACAAGTATTAGAGAGAAATATTATTGGTAAAAATTCTTCATTTGTAGGTGATATAAAATCTGATGGCGATTTTAGAATTGACGGTAACGTTAAAGGTACTATTAAAACATCAGGTAGAGTTGTTATTGGTAAAGAAGGTTCTGTTGACGGTACTATTGATTGCAGTAATGCTGATATCGAAGGTAAATTTTCTGGCAATTTAAATGTTGATGAATTATTATCTTTAAAGTCAACTGCCACTATAAATGGTGAAGTCGTTTTAGGAAAACTTTCTGTAGAACCAGGTGCAAATTTCAATGCTTCTTGTAACATGAAAGGAAATATTAAAGCACTTAGAAATGAGCAGCAACAAAGCCAACAACAAAGAAAAGCCGAAAAAACAGCTTAA
- the atpG gene encoding ATP synthase F1 subunit gamma, with the protein MANLKEIRNRISSIGSTMQITSAMKMVSAAKLKKAQDAITAMRPYSNKLTELLQSLSATLEGDVGSVYAQKREVKKVLLVVVTSNRGLCGAFNTSVIKKALDIIHSTYVNQKVDVITIGKKANDLLSKKHNVVANHSDLFDDLTFDNTAKIAESLMEQYADGSYDHIEIVYNRFKNAATQITTNEQFLPIVSEASNENVNLDYIFEPSKIEIVEGLIPKSLKTQLYKSVRDSYASEHGARMTAMHKATDNATELRDQLKLSYNKARQAAITNEILEIVGGAEALNN; encoded by the coding sequence ATGGCAAATTTAAAAGAAATACGAAACAGAATTTCATCTATTGGTTCAACCATGCAGATTACGAGTGCCATGAAAATGGTATCTGCTGCTAAGTTGAAAAAAGCCCAAGATGCAATTACTGCTATGCGTCCTTATTCCAATAAATTAACTGAATTGTTGCAAAGTTTAAGTGCTACCTTAGAAGGTGATGTTGGAAGTGTTTATGCTCAAAAAAGAGAGGTAAAAAAAGTGCTTTTAGTTGTGGTAACTTCCAATAGAGGTCTTTGTGGTGCCTTCAATACTTCTGTAATAAAAAAAGCTCTTGATATTATTCATTCTACGTATGTTAATCAAAAAGTGGATGTTATAACTATTGGTAAAAAAGCAAATGATTTATTGTCAAAAAAACATAATGTAGTTGCAAATCATAGTGATTTATTTGACGACTTAACGTTTGACAATACTGCGAAAATTGCCGAATCTTTAATGGAGCAATATGCTGATGGATCTTATGATCACATTGAAATTGTTTACAACAGATTTAAAAATGCCGCAACACAAATTACAACTAACGAACAGTTTTTACCAATTGTTTCTGAAGCTAGTAATGAAAATGTGAATTTAGATTATATTTTTGAACCTTCAAAAATTGAAATTGTTGAAGGTTTAATTCCTAAATCTTTAAAAACACAATTGTATAAATCCGTAAGAGATTCTTACGCATCAGAACACGGTGCTCGTATGACAGCCATGCATAAAGCGACTGATAATGCGACTGAATTACGTGACCAATTGAAATTGTCATATAACAAAGCACGTCAAGCAGCTATTACGAACGAAATTTTAGAAATTGTTGGTGGTGCGGAAGCACTAAATAATTAG
- the atpH gene encoding ATP synthase F1 subunit delta: MKHSRAAIRYAKAVLNLSLELKKADTINDDMQSIASTMEGSKELQIMLSSPVIKSKIKKSALLAVFKNLDKISIRFIDLLIENKRLSILSQIAKQYILIYDLHKGSEVAKVTTAIPLTKALEEKILIKVKEIVGKEVSIENIIDPSIIGGFILRVGDKQFDASITGKMNNLRREFEHNHYVPKF, translated from the coding sequence ATGAAGCACTCAAGAGCTGCCATAAGATACGCCAAAGCTGTTTTAAATCTTTCGTTAGAATTAAAAAAGGCCGACACTATTAATGACGATATGCAATCTATTGCTTCTACTATGGAAGGCAGTAAAGAGTTGCAAATTATGTTGAGCAGTCCTGTAATCAAATCAAAAATTAAAAAGTCTGCTTTGTTAGCAGTATTTAAAAATCTTGATAAAATATCAATACGTTTTATTGATTTACTTATTGAGAATAAAAGATTATCTATCTTATCTCAAATCGCAAAACAATATATACTAATTTATGACCTTCATAAAGGTTCTGAAGTAGCGAAAGTAACCACGGCGATTCCTTTAACTAAAGCCTTAGAAGAAAAAATACTAATAAAGGTTAAAGAAATAGTAGGTAAAGAGGTTAGTATTGAAAACATTATTGATCCATCAATTATTGGCGGATTTATTTTACGTGTTGGCGATAAACAATTTGACGCTAGTATTACAGGAAAAATGAATAATTTACGTAGAGAATTTGAACATAATCATTACGTACCAAAGTTTTAA
- the atpB gene encoding F0F1 ATP synthase subunit A, which translates to MQINTFRFFLLGLLFSISLNGFASGEEKTGDEKFDPKEMIMHHVKDAHSFHLWDWDGHPVSISLPVILWTDNGLTTFMSSEFHHDNSGTHIVEKNGGKFVNLHEKVYQLNDGETSVTFDAEHHPTNAVKPYDFSITRNVFMMWVSVLVLLLIFIGAARRYKKSENFVPKGIASFVEPLIVFVRDEIAVPMIGEKTYKRYMPYLLTIFFFVWINNIFGLIPIVNGANVSGNIAFTFTLALFTFIITTLVGNKNYWKHIFWMPGVPVPMKIFLMPIELIGMMVKPISLMIRLFANITAGHIIILALMSLIFVFKSVAVAPVSVAFALFITVIEIIVTAIQAYIFTVLSALYFGMATEEAEH; encoded by the coding sequence ATGCAAATCAACACCTTTAGATTTTTTTTATTAGGATTGTTATTCTCCATTTCCCTAAACGGATTCGCTTCAGGCGAAGAAAAAACCGGGGACGAAAAGTTCGACCCTAAAGAAATGATCATGCATCACGTAAAGGATGCTCATAGTTTCCATCTTTGGGATTGGGACGGACATCCAGTTTCTATTTCCCTTCCTGTTATATTATGGACGGATAATGGATTGACTACTTTTATGTCATCTGAATTTCATCATGATAACTCAGGCACGCATATCGTTGAGAAGAATGGCGGTAAATTTGTTAATTTACATGAAAAAGTATACCAGCTAAATGACGGTGAAACTTCGGTTACCTTTGATGCTGAACACCATCCTACTAACGCTGTAAAACCTTATGATTTTTCCATTACTAGAAATGTATTTATGATGTGGGTTTCTGTGTTGGTTCTATTACTTATTTTTATTGGTGCAGCTAGACGTTATAAAAAATCAGAAAATTTTGTACCTAAAGGTATTGCAAGTTTTGTAGAACCTTTAATCGTTTTTGTAAGAGATGAGATTGCCGTACCAATGATTGGCGAAAAAACGTATAAAAGATATATGCCTTATTTATTAACCATTTTCTTCTTTGTTTGGATTAATAATATATTTGGTTTAATACCTATTGTAAACGGAGCTAACGTAAGTGGTAATATTGCATTTACCTTTACCCTTGCTTTATTCACGTTTATAATTACAACTTTGGTAGGTAATAAAAATTATTGGAAACATATTTTTTGGATGCCAGGAGTGCCTGTACCCATGAAAATTTTCTTAATGCCTATTGAACTAATAGGAATGATGGTGAAACCAATCTCATTAATGATTCGTTTGTTTGCTAACATTACAGCAGGTCACATTATTATATTAGCATTAATGTCTTTAATATTCGTGTTTAAATCAGTTGCGGTTGCACCTGTATCAGTTGCATTTGCATTGTTTATTACGGTTATTGAGATTATAGTAACGGCTATACAAGCCTACATATTTACAGTATTGTCTGCCCTATATTTTGGTATGGCAACTGAAGAAGCAGAACATTAA
- a CDS encoding DUF1801 domain-containing protein, whose protein sequence is MNYKANSVEDYIDQLPEDRKEPLKKVRLVLLKNLPKGYEEGINYNMIGYYIPHSIYPNGYHCDPKLPLPFINLASQKNSINLYHSGIYAKKELLDWFVAEYPDYSKRKLDMGKSCIRFKYTNEIPYELIGKLAKKMTVAEWIQIYENTIKK, encoded by the coding sequence ATGAATTATAAAGCCAACTCGGTTGAAGATTATATCGACCAATTACCAGAAGACAGAAAAGAACCTCTTAAAAAAGTAAGGCTAGTTTTATTGAAAAATCTACCAAAAGGATATGAAGAAGGAATTAATTATAATATGATTGGGTATTATATTCCACATTCAATCTACCCCAATGGTTATCATTGCGATCCTAAGTTACCTTTACCTTTTATAAATTTAGCTTCACAGAAAAATTCCATCAACTTATATCATAGTGGTATTTATGCTAAAAAAGAACTGTTAGATTGGTTTGTAGCTGAATACCCCGACTACAGTAAACGAAAATTAGATATGGGTAAAAGCTGTATACGATTTAAGTATACTAATGAAATTCCCTATGAACTTATTGGAAAATTAGCTAAGAAAATGACTGTTGCTGAGTGGATTCAAATTTATGAAAATACAATAAAAAAATAA